A genomic segment from Gossypium hirsutum isolate 1008001.06 chromosome D04, Gossypium_hirsutum_v2.1, whole genome shotgun sequence encodes:
- the LOC107899723 gene encoding uncharacterized protein isoform X2 has protein sequence MYGRVVVTLADEFCKDRAGNNFTRSNTSTIIIHFDRRPVLVDLWSSVPSYELEINGVPRTVFTTNGTEDLEVYVDFSIPVINSTEQILNALDVNFGSLIPVNQRTHGNSRFAFKLKNIASKTEIITVKLQASLLIGRTGTPVSPVNSLAFLYDCKKPGIGLSTSSENVTKDSSINIIVEFTKPVFGFGASVVEVNGGRLIRFKELSRALYSFTVMAITNNMVSVSIPEGKVNDISGNMNVASNRLEIVHYSTPAISTALHSFVTAGVLATTLAAAALSLASTNLGAIARNNYVASDPSMNLHGMIGHLQVFVLSDWLLADQPIEYSETTKGLRWLIPRQKLPWKKNGSSLWPNNVYLDLGRFLKRRRRAYHAIGLINWSYMPQKLLFPTEIDPKFHGRHNISKENTPFGLPLSSNEYFTFFLRGEPLSAGNVVKKLQNCKGWQDMEMNLFWLSIGVGSLLLLHFVLLVFLKWRIGTAAQWMLSVPRFELLLLILALPCISQSAAFVIRGGTIEGIITGALLLAIPAAFILSVCLFLTIAVFTGSFAQYKEIIYGNAEEQWHKKLWFFIVGRPAYGKWFYMDGLPSLFLSCFGILFDDHKGPPMYVFVDQNDTNTVPRWVGSGQNGIGRMRAVSSDDSHEEMKIPLPMRFLGCARSSYIVLDLLRRVCLGVIAGSYSTHRSSQSLCALMVTLVQFICLFTLKPHIRRGLYIVESISLLSEASIFGLSLSMNKSNSIRAKTLGFLMLALLFLSFVSQLVNEWYALINFILNLSQPHKSSFKLGLKFAAKGLLLPFFPRKHWSRVIPGSSQAKSVLVPVLPQSRETELARSNQREPCVSQLSSMTATIVPLISPSSGSPIIQATGTTGETTLTAQKKDMKKLRQLAKASFSGQSKDEDTKASYRFRLESFSHETVSNDPQTSTSNVMK, from the exons ATGTATGGGCGTGTTGTGGTTACACTGGCTGATGAATTTTGTAAGGATAGGGCTGGTAACAACTTTACAAGGAGCAATACTTCCACCATTATCATCCACTTTG ATAGAAGACCTGTGCTGGTTGATCTATGGTCATCTGTTCCATCATATGAGTTAGAAATCAATGGGGTTCCTCGAACAGTTTTTACAACTAATGGAACAGAGGATTTGGAGGTGTACGTGGATTTCAGCATTCCGGTCATAAATTCAACAGAGCAGATTCTAAATGCATTGGATGTGAATTTTGGTAGTCTAATACCAGTTAACCAGAGAACTCATGGAAATAGCCGATTTGCTTTTAAA CTCAAGAATATTGCATCAAAAACTGAAATAATCACAGTCAAACTACAAGCTAGCTTATTGATTGGCAGAACAGGCACTCCTGTTTCACCTGTTAACTCGCTTGCATTCCTCTATG ATTGCAAGAAGCCTGGGATTGGGTTAAGTACGAGTTCGGAAAATGTTACAAAGGACTCCAGTATCAATATAATAGTTGAGTTCACAAAGCCAGTTTTTGGTTTCGGGGCCTCTGTGGTAGAAGTGAATGGAGGGAGACTCATAAG GTTTAAGGAACTTTCAAGAGCTCTTTACTCCTTTACTGTCATGGCAATAACTAATAATATGGTGTCAGTTTCTATTCCTGAAGGGAAAGTCAATGATATTTCAGGAAATATGAATGTGGCTTCTAATAGACTGGAAATTGTTCACT ATTCAACACCTGCAATATCGACAGCCCTACACTCATTTGTGACTGCTGGAGTCTTAGCAACAACACTAGCTGCTGCAGCTCTTTCACTTGCCTCCACAAATCTTGGAGCAATTGCCAGAAATAATTATGTTGCTTCTGATCCATCAATGAATCTACAT GGAATGATAGGACACCTGCAAGTTTTTGTCCTTTCTGACTGGCTATTGGCTGACCAGCCCATTGAATATTCTGAGACAACAAAAGGTCTCAGGTGGCTCATACCTCGACAGAAACTTCCATGGAAAAAGAATGGCAGTTCGCTTTGGCCCAACAATGTTTATTTAGATCTAGGGAGGTTCCTAAAGAGGCGAAGGAGAGCTTATCATGCAATTGGCTTAATTAACTGGTCCTACATGCCACAAAAGTTACTATTTCCAACTGAAATTGATCCAAAGTTCCATGGAAGGCACAACATAAGCAAAGAAAATACTCCTTTTGGGCTACCTCTAAGTTCAAATGAATACTTCACCTttttcttg AGAGGAGAGCCATTATCTGCTGGAAATGTTGTCAAGAAACTGCAGAATTGTAAAGG GTGGCAGGACATGGAGATGAACTTGTTCTGGCTTAGCATAGGAGTCGGTAGTTTGCTATTACTTCACTTTGTACTGTTAGTTTTCTTAAAATGGAGGATTGGTACAGCAGCTCAATGGATGCTTTCGGTTCCGAGATTCGAGCTCCTCCTTTTAATTCTTGCACTACCCTGTATATCTCAGTCTGCTGCATTTGTAATAAGAG GTGGTACCATTGAAGGGATCATCACCGGAGCTTTGTTGCTAGCCATCCCTGCAGCATTCATTTTATCGGTGTGCCTTTTCCTTACAATTGCAGTCTTCACAGGCAGCTTTGCTCAGTACAAAGAGATCATATATGGCAATGCAGAGGAGCAATGGCATAAGAAACTATGGTTCTTTATTGTGGGAAGACCGGCTTATGGAAAGTGGTTTTATATGGATGGACTGCCTTCATTGTTCCTTTCTTGCTTTGGCATTCTGTTTGACGATCACAAGGGCCCTCCAATGTATGTTTTTGTTGACCAGAATGACACAAACACTGTGCCTAGGTGGGTTGGAAGTGGTCAAAATGGGATTGGAAGAATGAGGGCAGTCAGCTCAGATGACAGCCACGAAGAAATGAAGATCCCGTTGCCGATGAGGTTCTTAGGTTGTGCTAGATCTTCCTATATTGTTCTTGATCTTTTAAGAAGAGTCTGCTTGGGAGTGATTGCTGGGTCCTACTCAACACACAGATCAAGCCAAAGCCTTTGTGCATTGATGGTCACACTGGTGCAGTTCATATGCTTATTTACTCTCAAACCTCACATCAGGAGAGGACTTTACATTGTGGAAAGCATTTCACTGTTGAGTGAGGCTAGCATCTTTGGTCTGTCCCTCAGTATGAATAAATCAAATTCAATTAGGGCAAAAACTTTGGGATTTCTAATGCTGGctcttcttttcctttcttttgtttctcaACTTGTAAATGAGTGGTATGCGCTGATAAATTTCATTCTAAATCTGTCCCAGCCACATAAGAGTTCTTTTAAACTTGGGTTGAAGTTTGCTGCCAAGGGTCTTCTGTTGCCTTTCTTCCCTAGGAAGCATTGGTCAAGAGTCATACCTGGTTCTTCACAAGCGAAATCAGTCTTAGTTCCAGTCCTTCCTCAATCGAGGGAAACTGAATTAGCAAGAAGCAATCAAAGGGAACCCTGTGTCAGCCAATTAAGTTCCATGACTGCAACAATAGTCCCTCTGATCAGTCCAAGTTCAGGTTCACCAATTATTCAAGCTACAGGCACAACCGGAGAGACAACTCTCACCGCGCAAAAGaaagatatgaagaaactaaGGCAGTTGGCAAAGGCAAGCTTCTCCGGGCAATCAAAGGATGAGGACACTAAAGCCAGCTATAGATTTAGGTTAGAATCTTTCTCTCATGAAACTGTCTCAAATGATCCTCAAACCTCAACTTCTAATGTTATGAAGTGA
- the LOC107899723 gene encoding uncharacterized protein isoform X1 gives MAIPEMGLFKFLKLSFFVAATVVGALNFTESAVYIHFDQTPPPWSRFSTSIFRYSFERPDGSKACRNNSCSIYCELDGQRLKPCHVGNLVLKNLTANRKHNFLLNVTTHNGDKNSSAYSWFIDTIPPTVKISSEQNYTNAEKITVDITFSEACTRHGGFSCLNSSNCDVIVDGPAHVQPSSLSTIEPNIKYSFLLVLPFKSMYGRVVVTLADEFCKDRAGNNFTRSNTSTIIIHFDRRPVLVDLWSSVPSYELEINGVPRTVFTTNGTEDLEVYVDFSIPVINSTEQILNALDVNFGSLIPVNQRTHGNSRFAFKLKNIASKTEIITVKLQASLLIGRTGTPVSPVNSLAFLYDCKKPGIGLSTSSENVTKDSSINIIVEFTKPVFGFGASVVEVNGGRLIRFKELSRALYSFTVMAITNNMVSVSIPEGKVNDISGNMNVASNRLEIVHYSTPAISTALHSFVTAGVLATTLAAAALSLASTNLGAIARNNYVASDPSMNLHGMIGHLQVFVLSDWLLADQPIEYSETTKGLRWLIPRQKLPWKKNGSSLWPNNVYLDLGRFLKRRRRAYHAIGLINWSYMPQKLLFPTEIDPKFHGRHNISKENTPFGLPLSSNEYFTFFLRGEPLSAGNVVKKLQNCKGWQDMEMNLFWLSIGVGSLLLLHFVLLVFLKWRIGTAAQWMLSVPRFELLLLILALPCISQSAAFVIRGGTIEGIITGALLLAIPAAFILSVCLFLTIAVFTGSFAQYKEIIYGNAEEQWHKKLWFFIVGRPAYGKWFYMDGLPSLFLSCFGILFDDHKGPPMYVFVDQNDTNTVPRWVGSGQNGIGRMRAVSSDDSHEEMKIPLPMRFLGCARSSYIVLDLLRRVCLGVIAGSYSTHRSSQSLCALMVTLVQFICLFTLKPHIRRGLYIVESISLLSEASIFGLSLSMNKSNSIRAKTLGFLMLALLFLSFVSQLVNEWYALINFILNLSQPHKSSFKLGLKFAAKGLLLPFFPRKHWSRVIPGSSQAKSVLVPVLPQSRETELARSNQREPCVSQLSSMTATIVPLISPSSGSPIIQATGTTGETTLTAQKKDMKKLRQLAKASFSGQSKDEDTKASYRFRLESFSHETVSNDPQTSTSNVMK, from the exons ATGGCAATTCCTGAAATGGGGTTGTTCAAGTTTCTTAAACTGAGTTTCTTTGTTGCAGCAACGGTGGTTGGTGCACTCAACTTTACTGAGTCAGCTGTTTACATTCATTTCGATCAAACTCCCCCACCATGGTCAAGGTTCTCTACCAGTATTTTTAGGTACTCATTTGAAAGGCCTGATGGTTCCAAGGCTTGCAGGAACAATAGTTGTTCTATTTATTGTGAG TTGGATGGCCAGAGATTGAAACCATGTCATGTTGGTAACTTAGTACTGAAAAACTTAACTGCAAATCGTAAGCACAACTTCCTTCTCAACGTCACAACCCATAATGGAGACAAAAACTCTTCAGCTTATTCATGGTTTATTG ATACAATCCCACCAACAGTTAAGATTTCAAGTGAACAGAATTACACCAATGCTGAAAAAATTACAGTTGACATCACATTCAGTGAAGCTTGCACTCGACATGGTGGCTTCAGTTGTCTGAACTCATCAAACTGTGAT GTCATTGTTGATGGTCCAGCTCATGTCCAGCCATCATCACTGAGCACCATCGAACCTAACATTAAATACAGTTTCCTACTGGTTCTGCCCTTCAAAAGTATGTATGGGCGTGTTGTGGTTACACTGGCTGATGAATTTTGTAAGGATAGGGCTGGTAACAACTTTACAAGGAGCAATACTTCCACCATTATCATCCACTTTG ATAGAAGACCTGTGCTGGTTGATCTATGGTCATCTGTTCCATCATATGAGTTAGAAATCAATGGGGTTCCTCGAACAGTTTTTACAACTAATGGAACAGAGGATTTGGAGGTGTACGTGGATTTCAGCATTCCGGTCATAAATTCAACAGAGCAGATTCTAAATGCATTGGATGTGAATTTTGGTAGTCTAATACCAGTTAACCAGAGAACTCATGGAAATAGCCGATTTGCTTTTAAA CTCAAGAATATTGCATCAAAAACTGAAATAATCACAGTCAAACTACAAGCTAGCTTATTGATTGGCAGAACAGGCACTCCTGTTTCACCTGTTAACTCGCTTGCATTCCTCTATG ATTGCAAGAAGCCTGGGATTGGGTTAAGTACGAGTTCGGAAAATGTTACAAAGGACTCCAGTATCAATATAATAGTTGAGTTCACAAAGCCAGTTTTTGGTTTCGGGGCCTCTGTGGTAGAAGTGAATGGAGGGAGACTCATAAG GTTTAAGGAACTTTCAAGAGCTCTTTACTCCTTTACTGTCATGGCAATAACTAATAATATGGTGTCAGTTTCTATTCCTGAAGGGAAAGTCAATGATATTTCAGGAAATATGAATGTGGCTTCTAATAGACTGGAAATTGTTCACT ATTCAACACCTGCAATATCGACAGCCCTACACTCATTTGTGACTGCTGGAGTCTTAGCAACAACACTAGCTGCTGCAGCTCTTTCACTTGCCTCCACAAATCTTGGAGCAATTGCCAGAAATAATTATGTTGCTTCTGATCCATCAATGAATCTACAT GGAATGATAGGACACCTGCAAGTTTTTGTCCTTTCTGACTGGCTATTGGCTGACCAGCCCATTGAATATTCTGAGACAACAAAAGGTCTCAGGTGGCTCATACCTCGACAGAAACTTCCATGGAAAAAGAATGGCAGTTCGCTTTGGCCCAACAATGTTTATTTAGATCTAGGGAGGTTCCTAAAGAGGCGAAGGAGAGCTTATCATGCAATTGGCTTAATTAACTGGTCCTACATGCCACAAAAGTTACTATTTCCAACTGAAATTGATCCAAAGTTCCATGGAAGGCACAACATAAGCAAAGAAAATACTCCTTTTGGGCTACCTCTAAGTTCAAATGAATACTTCACCTttttcttg AGAGGAGAGCCATTATCTGCTGGAAATGTTGTCAAGAAACTGCAGAATTGTAAAGG GTGGCAGGACATGGAGATGAACTTGTTCTGGCTTAGCATAGGAGTCGGTAGTTTGCTATTACTTCACTTTGTACTGTTAGTTTTCTTAAAATGGAGGATTGGTACAGCAGCTCAATGGATGCTTTCGGTTCCGAGATTCGAGCTCCTCCTTTTAATTCTTGCACTACCCTGTATATCTCAGTCTGCTGCATTTGTAATAAGAG GTGGTACCATTGAAGGGATCATCACCGGAGCTTTGTTGCTAGCCATCCCTGCAGCATTCATTTTATCGGTGTGCCTTTTCCTTACAATTGCAGTCTTCACAGGCAGCTTTGCTCAGTACAAAGAGATCATATATGGCAATGCAGAGGAGCAATGGCATAAGAAACTATGGTTCTTTATTGTGGGAAGACCGGCTTATGGAAAGTGGTTTTATATGGATGGACTGCCTTCATTGTTCCTTTCTTGCTTTGGCATTCTGTTTGACGATCACAAGGGCCCTCCAATGTATGTTTTTGTTGACCAGAATGACACAAACACTGTGCCTAGGTGGGTTGGAAGTGGTCAAAATGGGATTGGAAGAATGAGGGCAGTCAGCTCAGATGACAGCCACGAAGAAATGAAGATCCCGTTGCCGATGAGGTTCTTAGGTTGTGCTAGATCTTCCTATATTGTTCTTGATCTTTTAAGAAGAGTCTGCTTGGGAGTGATTGCTGGGTCCTACTCAACACACAGATCAAGCCAAAGCCTTTGTGCATTGATGGTCACACTGGTGCAGTTCATATGCTTATTTACTCTCAAACCTCACATCAGGAGAGGACTTTACATTGTGGAAAGCATTTCACTGTTGAGTGAGGCTAGCATCTTTGGTCTGTCCCTCAGTATGAATAAATCAAATTCAATTAGGGCAAAAACTTTGGGATTTCTAATGCTGGctcttcttttcctttcttttgtttctcaACTTGTAAATGAGTGGTATGCGCTGATAAATTTCATTCTAAATCTGTCCCAGCCACATAAGAGTTCTTTTAAACTTGGGTTGAAGTTTGCTGCCAAGGGTCTTCTGTTGCCTTTCTTCCCTAGGAAGCATTGGTCAAGAGTCATACCTGGTTCTTCACAAGCGAAATCAGTCTTAGTTCCAGTCCTTCCTCAATCGAGGGAAACTGAATTAGCAAGAAGCAATCAAAGGGAACCCTGTGTCAGCCAATTAAGTTCCATGACTGCAACAATAGTCCCTCTGATCAGTCCAAGTTCAGGTTCACCAATTATTCAAGCTACAGGCACAACCGGAGAGACAACTCTCACCGCGCAAAAGaaagatatgaagaaactaaGGCAGTTGGCAAAGGCAAGCTTCTCCGGGCAATCAAAGGATGAGGACACTAAAGCCAGCTATAGATTTAGGTTAGAATCTTTCTCTCATGAAACTGTCTCAAATGATCCTCAAACCTCAACTTCTAATGTTATGAAGTGA
- the LOC107899725 gene encoding protein transport protein Sec61 subunit gamma produces MDAIDSVFDPLREFAKDSVRLVKRCHKPDRKEFTKVAVRTAIGFVVMGFVGFFVKLIFIPINNIIVGSG; encoded by the exons atggaCGCAATTGACTCAGTTTTTGATCCGCTAAGAGAGTTCGCTAAGGACAGTGTTCGTCTTGTCAAGAGATGCCACAAGCCCGATCGTAAAG AATTTACGAAAGTAGCGGTCCGTACAGCGATCGGATTCGTGGTTATGGGATTCGTAGGATTTTTCGTCAAGCTCATCTTTATCCCTATTAACAACATTATTGTTGGATCCGGTTAG